A region of the Stieleria neptunia genome:
TTGACTGCCAATTTGAGCTGGCAACAAGCTTGCTGAGGCGAATTGCCGGCACTGGCTTTACCAAGCTGGTGAACGCGATGATTTCTTCGCCATGTCGACACACACGACTGAAAGGATGTGAACTCGCTATCGTGAGGCCTGACGCTACAACTCGAGAAGCCTTGGCTGCAGAGTCTATTAGTGACGTAATGTGGGACACTGGATCCAGTGATACCAATCTAACTCAGATGCGGTCTATCGATAGTCTCGCGGCCATCGGCGAAGACGCGGCAGTGGTAAACGGGATACTTAAATGGGGACTCAGAGTTTCACCATACATTGGTGATTTTCGGGCACGCCAAGAACCGATGTCCGATCAAGACATTGCAGCAGCTGTTAAGGTTTTCCAGGAAGCAGATGCCCCTTCCTTTACGAATGCAATACTGGCAATCGGACAAAGCGGCAGGCAAGAGTATCGAGAGAGGATTGAAGACACCCTCCTAAAGTGCAGTCCTGACGATGAACTTAGCCAATACTGCTTGTTAGCACTGGAGAACCTTCCGGGCGACTGCAATCGGACGCTTGGCAGACTTGTCGAACAGTTTCATTCTGGTCATTTCAAGTACGCGGTGTTGAAGGCGTTATCACGATGTAAGCTTCCAGGCGAGACCTTATTGCAACTACTACCCGACGATGGTCAGCTCGATGAGATGGATCAGCGACTCGTCAGGTACCTCGTGTCCAAGGGGGTCCCTCGGGCCAAGATTGAAATCCATATTGAAAATCTGGTCAGCAGCAGTGGTAGCACGATGCACGACATTGTCGCTCTCCTTGATCCCTCGGAACACAGGCATCAAGAATTGCTTTGGGAGAGAATGCTCGACCACGACCAAACGGTTCACCACGTTGGCTAAAGGGCGCAGGCGATTAGGATGCTGGGCACGACGGCACCCGACGCTGCTTTCGAAATTGGAATTAGCACACTCGGTTCTGATCGCCGTGATCGCAATTCAATTTCCCTGGTGCTTCTCGATCTTGATCCGAGCAGAGCAGTCGCAGAGCTTATCGCTGTCGCGTGCTCGACATACGAGAAGACGATTTCTAGCGAGATCGCACGCGCCTTTCGAGAAAAAGCCGACCCAAGCATGCTGAGTGAAGAACTTGGAAAAGCCCTACATTCGAGCGACAGTAAACGGCGACGAGTTGCTTCCTTTTTGGCGTCGTTTTGCGGGAGCGGAATTTGCGATGAACAGCTTCGATCCATAGCCTTCAGTGACCGCAACTGGACGGTATGTGCCGAAGCGCAGGCCGCAATCCGAAGTCGTCAACGAGAATCCGAGGCGATTGAGCTGTGTGTAACAGTTGCAAATCTGCAGCCGTGTGAAGTCTGGGGGACGATCGACTGCATACTTGGACTCACAGACCCCGGCGTGTTGACGCTACCAAACGACCCTATTGGTTTTGTTGCTGTGCTCTCGGAACAGCCGTATGCTGTAAGAAGGCGCACCTACGAATCAATAAGAAAACTGAAAAAGAAGGTCAACGACGATATGAAGTCATTGGCTGGGAAGTGGAAGGACTAGGCACAACGTTTCGGCCCGGTGTCGACACGAGACATCTCGTTGCTATCTTGGCGGATCAAGCAAACGGTCTCCATTGCGCCGAGCCAGAGTTTTTGTTGGTAGCCGACTCATTTACTCGCACCGAAGGCCGACACCGGTCCACTTCCAGGTTCACCTGCTTCTATGGGATTTGCTCCAAACGACTGCTGTTCAACAGATGTAATTGCTAGGCCGTTATGTCTACCAAAATCCCTCTCCGCTTGCTGACGCGGAGGGGGCGTGGTGGGGTCTGTAGGATTCGGGAGATGTGGACTTTGGTAAGCCTCTCTCTTTGAATCTTCAGGCCAATCTTATGCGTCGGGCTCTCTGCGGTGTCCTGCTTGTCGTTGTCTTCCTCTGTGCCGTCGGGTTCTCCGATGGGCCGATCAGGCGACTGCTGTTTCGTAACGCGTCTGTTTCACGGCAGGTCGAACGGAATGTTTGTACCGGACCGAATTGTGCGAATACCCCGGCGGCACAATTGACGGAAACGTCGCCGTGGGTTGTCGGCGAGTCGGTGTCCGCGATCGCGGGTCCCGTGGTGTTTGCTCCGCCATCGCCGCCGGTGGTTTCGCGGAATCGAACGGTGGCGTTTGCAGCGCCGCCGGCGGGCTCGATGCCGTTTGATGCGGCGGAGAATTTGATCGAGACCGAAGCGTCGGACGGATTTCGGCGGGCGGTGATCAAGGCGTCTCGGGAGGCCCGACGGAGCGGGATGATCACGGTGCGTGACGCCGCGTTGCTTCGCGTCGCTTTGATTTCTCCGTCGTTTCGGCAGGCCGCCGAGGATCTGGCGGTCACGCAGATGGCGTTCTCCGGGGATCCCGCGGTGGACGAGCTGCCTCGCAAGACCAGCGGTGAGATCGATCGCACCGCGATCGACTGGGAAGGCTTTGGGGCGTTCATGAAGGTGTTCATCCCGCTGCTGGTCGAGTTGTTGATCGCCGTCGGCGTCGGAGCGTGATGATGACAGAGACGCTCACTCTACCCGCCGACGTCGATCAGGCGTCGTATTCCAACGAACCGCTCGGTCCGTCCAGCCAGGGTTGCTGCAAGGTCAGCAACGGGAACGTTTGCGGCTCGGGATCCCTGGTCGGTGTTCGCAACGGCCGATCACTGATTCTGACCAATGCCCACGTCGCCGGCACGAAGCTGGGAAAGTCGATGCGGTGCACGTTTCCGCACGCCAATAACAAGACCGTGACCGCCACCGTGATCATGGCGGCTTACTCGGACCGGATCATGATGGATTGGGCCGTGCTGGAAGCGGATCGCAAGCTGGATCTGCCGCACGTCAAACTGCAGAACCAGGTCCCCGAAGGCGAACACTACACCGGCGGGTACCCACGCTGTCGCGGACCGTATTACCAGCGGCTCAACACGACGCGGATTACGCACAACGGAACCGTGTGGCGCTGGCAACCGATCAGCATCGGCGGACAGTCGGGAAGCGGTGTCCACAGCGCCCGCGACAACCTGCAGTACGGATTGCTGACCTGGTCGTGGGGCGGTGATGGTGCCGGACAGACGATGCGCTCTGTTTGGCTGCAGTATGCCAACCGCGCGGCCGTCGGATTCCCGCGACCGCTTGATCTGGTCGAGCTGAGTGATCGTGCCGAGGATCTGGAGGAAGGGTTCTTTCAGCAGACGAATATCACGACGCTGCCGATTTGGGATCACTTGGATGACGGCGGTGACGATGATCAGCCGGAGGATCCGGAGCCGAATCCGGAGTTGGCGGAGTTCATGATCCGGCAACTCGGTGAGTGGCAGGCGGAGGTTTCGAATGCGATGGAAAGGGTTCGGAAGTTCTTGCCGGAGGGTGATGGGGACGACGGTGGTGGGAACGATACTGGGCCGTTGTTTGGATTGTAGATGTTAGCGGCGTGTGGGATAGGCTTCTAGCCTGTCATTCGGATTTGACAGGCTGGAAGCCTATCCCACTGTTTGCAGACACTCGCCACTGGCTTACGCCACGTGCTGGGATGGGCGAGTGGCGGGTGGATGGATCGGAGATTCACTGTTCGACCTCCCCTCGCTTCGCTCGACCCTCCTGCCAGGAGGGTGGCTTACTTAATACGACGAATGCTGCAGGGGGCAGAACAATGATCAGCGAAAATGAACCACCCACTGGCTGGCATTGGGTTGCGGTCACGCTGGCCGGGGCGGTCGCCGTGCTGTGGCGTGTCATCGTGTCGTTCGTCAAATCCGATATGCAGAAGACTCAACGCGAGCATTCATCCGCAATCGCGGAACTGAAGTCCAGCAACGCCGAATTGAGAACTCGATCCGATGCCTGCGAAGAAGATCGTGCCAACATTCGCGTCGAACTGGCGACGGTGAAAACGGAGTTGGACATCATCAAGTCGCGAGAGTGAAGGGATGAGCAAATCACTGAAAACCGCGATCCAATCGGTTCCCGATTGGCGGTCCATGACGCCGGCGGATCTGCTGGCGGCGCTGAACGCGGTGAAGCACGAAAAGAAACCCGAGAGCGATCGTCGTTGGTCGATCGCCGGAATCTCGCGGGTGTTTGGGGCGGAGGTCGGTGAAGCGGTCTACCAGGCAATCCTGGCGGCGGGACTGACCGGCAACGCGGCCAGGTTCGCTGCGCTGGGACTGGACGCGACCGATCCGCAGTGGCTGGCGATGGCGGACCAATTGATCGCCGCGCCGGAATTGGCAAAGCTCCCGGACGCGACGAAGCAGCAGCTGAAATGGATCGGCCACACGGAAAGCCGATTGTGGAGCGATCCGATCACGCGCGACGACGTGCAAACCGCACAAGCTGATTTGATTGCCGCCGAAGCCCGTTACGCGGCCTACGCATCGATCGTCGCCAGGGCAAACGCGGCAGTTGGCGTTGCCGAACTGGCCCTGAAGGCGAACGCGACTCCGGCCAAGATTAGGTCCGACGCGGAGGCCGCTTGGAATGCCGTTTGAGGCAAAAATCAACTTTCGAGAAACGGCCGGCCACGCGACCGATGACGCCGGCGAAACGTTTTGCTTGGGTTCCGATTACTTGTCGATCGATGCCTATCCCGTTTCGCGCGCCGGGCTGACGTTCGGTCACGAGGACAGCGGCGGAGTCTACACCACGACGCGACAGGGTTCCGACCTGGCAAGCCCGTACAACGCCGATCCGAACACGGCCGGCAGTGTGCGCTACAACTCGGGGAATTTCTTCGATTCGTTTCGACTGGACCTGCCCCACGCGGGTGTGTTCGCGATTCGCATCATTGCTGCCCGCCCCGACCTCGCATTCACCGACGGCTATTTCCGCCTGTACGACGGCGAGACGCTGGTGTACTCCGTGCCGACGACACTGGCGAACCACACGGTCGGCAACGTCACCGACCTGATGGGCCGGGAAGTGCATCATGCGACTGCGTCGGCAGCCGGCGGATTTAACGGATCGGTCTATGTTCACGACTTTGCCTCGACCACGATGCGATTGGTGGCGACCACGGACGACTACCTGTCCTACGTCGAGGTGATCGAGCAGGCGTATCGCCCGGCCATCAAGGTGGGGCCTCCCGACGCCAACCGCAACGACTTTGGCGGCGACGTCGGTTACCGGTTCACTCCGGCGCGTGACATCACCGTAACACATCTGGGACGGCCGACCGATGCAGTCGCTGGGATGTCGCAGAATCACAACATCATGGTCTGGCGCGACAGCGACTTGGCGCAGGTCGCCTCTTGCACCGTGACACCCGCCAGCACGCTGTTGAATGGACACTACATCGAGCCCTGCCCGCCGGTGACGTTGACGGCCGGCACCGCGTACCGGGTGTCCAGCTCGGAATTCGTGGGCGGCGACAAATGGATCAACGACTACGCCGTAGCCGATTATGACACGTCGATGCTGTCGATCACCGGGCGGTGCTACACGGTCACCCAAGGGAGTTTCCCGAGTGTTGGCGGAGGCGTGCCCGGCTGGGGCTACGTTCACCAGAATTTGTATGAAACGATCGGCGACAGCAGTGCGCCCTCGCCGTTACTGAACATGGTGAGGCAGCACGGATGAGGCAAGTCACCCACGGAAGTGCCGACCAATCGGTCTACCTGCAGTTCCTGGACACGGACGGCCTGGCGTTGAATCCGGTACCGACGTCCGCGTCGACGGGAATTGAGATTTGGTACCGGCGTCAGGGCGGACTGAAGGTCACGCTGGCGCTGTCGGACCTGTCAGCGGTCGATGACGCCCACAGCGACGGCGGGATGCTGCACATTTCCGACGGGATCGTGCGCGTCGATGTGCCCGACGCGGCGTTCGCCGCGGGCGCGTCCGAAGTCCTGTTCGGCGGATCGATCGACGGCGGGGTGGTCGTCAAGGAGACGATCGGGCTGATCGGTCACGACAACCAATCCGTTTACGTGCCATCCATCGCATCAAACATGCGGGGCACCGACGGCGCGGCACTGGCGGCCGAATGGACGGCAACGCGTGCCGCGTACATCGACCACCTGTCAGCCGGCCCGATCGCGACGCAAGCCAGCGTGGACAACATCCAAAACTCGGTGCGGTCTTCGTTGGTCGTTCCGAAAGAGTATCCATTGCCTGAGAGCGGAACCCAGCGATTCCGAATCGATTTGATGATCTACTCGCGCGATGATGTGGGGATGGAGGACCCTGATGGGAACCTTGTGACGATCAGTGCAAAGAACGCGGCAGGCGTCGATCGCTCGGGAAATCTTTACACGGCCGCGACGGGCGGCTTTCCGACGTCCTTCATGGCCCGCGACGGTGTCGGCCAATTCCACGCCTATTACGAGGTCGACAGCGCCGACCCTGTGGAGCAGCTGAATTTCAAGGTCGATTTCAGCGAAGGCGGCAATCCGATGGTCGATGGGAATTCGACCGTGATTGTCGCGGTGCCCGGTGGCGACGGCACGACGGTCAGCGGGTTCGACATCGCAGCCCTAAAACAGCTATTCAACGTCAACGTCGATGAAACGGCGATTGCGGGATCGGTCGTCCAAGCGTCACAGGGGGCTGCCGGCGGGGACGTCAGCGTCGATTCCTTTACGGCGAGCGCACTGCAGCAACTGTCGGCCGTCAAAGTCGTGTTGATGTCGCTGCTGGATCCGAAATCCAAGACGCTGGTCCTGGTGCAAAACAAGGACTACACATCGACGTCCGCGATCGGTCCAGTACGGATCCAGATCACGCAGGCCAGCGTGTCAAAAAGTGACACGGTTCGATTGGGATGGACGCTATCCAGCGGCGAAACCGGAGAAGCAACGGGGACCGTCGTTGATGATGCAGGCACACTCTACGGCGAAGTCGAACTGACGAAGGAGTCGCACACGAATTTGCCGGCGGACAACTACGGCAAATACGAATTCGAGCACATCAACGGGTCGGGTGAAGTGTCGCCGCTATTGGCGGATCAGCGACTGATCATCCTTGCATCCCACCCGAATTGATCCCAGGCAGCGAATGATGGATGTCAGACCACGATCATCAACCCGTTCTTGCGGAGACGATTTCGGATGCTGCCAAGGCGATCGGCGTTCATGAACGAACGCTCAAGAGCTGGCTGGCCGAGGACGCGCCGCCGAAAACCGACGCCGGTTACGACGTCGATGCGATCAAGGCATGGAGGAAACTGAACCGCAAATCATCGCAATTCGAGTTTGACGATCCGGAGGAGTTCAAGCTTCGTATGGCGAAGGCGAAGCTGAAGGAGCAAGAGGGCAAGGCCGACAAGGTCTGCTCTGAAGCGGTCATCACGGAATTCAAACGGCAGTTGATGTCCGAAGGTCTCGTGCACAAATCTGCCGTGAACAACTACTTGGCGAGGGTTTTGTCGACGTGCCGCAATCAGATCCAAAAAATCCCCGCTCAATTGGCCGCCGGCTATGCCCCTGAAATCCAACGGGAACTGGAACGCGATTGTTCTCAGCGCATCGATATTGTTCTGCGTGCTCTGCGGACCCAGCTCGCCGATCTTCGCGAGATCGAACATGACGATTGAAGTCGAACCGTTCGTGCCCGATGACCGGACACTCGACTGCATCCTGCCCGTCGAGCCGATCAATACGTGGGAGTGGATGAAGGAGAACAGTTACACCAAAAAGGGCATCCCGTTCAACTATTTTGACTATCCATGGGTGCAGGGGATCGCGGAGGCATGGGACAACCCCAACGTCAAACGAATCTTCTTCATGGCCGGCAGCCGGCTGGGGAAGACCGAAGACGGATTGTCGTTCATGCACGCGGCGCAGGACCACAATCCAGACGTCGGGATGATCATCGGCCCGGACCAGAAAATCGTGGAAGAAACGATCGGGGACCGGTTTTGGCCGATGCTGGAGAAGTCGCCCAAAACCCGCGGGTTGTGTCCGCACGTGGCGCGGCGTGCCAAGCAGAAGGTCAAGACATCGACCTTCACGATCTACGGCGCGTGGTCGGGATCCGCGTCGACGCTCGGCGACAAGGACCCGCGTTACATCGCGATGTTCGAAGTCGACAAGTACACCAAGGACAAATCGGAAGAGGCCGACCCGTTCCTGTTGGCGATGGCGCGTGGCGAAGAGATCCCGGATCGGAAACTGTATGCCGAGTCGACGCCGACGATCGAGGGTCAATCACGGATCGGCAAACACGTTGCGATGGCGACCAATCGCCGCTTTCATGTTCCCTGTCCGCACTGCGGCCATCACCAGGAATTGGTCTGGAACGAGGGCACCGACCGCTCGGCCGGCGGCTTGTGGTGGGACCGTGACGAAAACGGGGATTCCAACCCGAACACGGCTGCAAGAACAGCGGTGTACGTCTGCGAAGAATGCGGCAATGACATCCGCGAGGAACAGCGCCGGGAAATGATTCGCAAGGGCGTCTGGTGCGCCGAAGGCCAGTACGTCGATTCATCGGGCGAACTTGTCGGGACTCCGACCAACGACGGGCCCGACGAATCGTTTCAGCTTTCCCGGTTGTACGGTCCGACGTTTTCGTTTTCCGACAACGCGCGGGCGTACGTCGAATCGCGGGGCGATTCAGAATCCGAACGGTCGTTCGAGAACAATTCGCGGGGAATGCCCTGGGTTCCGCTGGTGGTTCAGATGAAGTCGGAGGAGTTGGCCCAGCGACTGTGTGTCGGCGACTGGGATGTAGGAACGGTACCGAAGCCGGTGGTGTTCGTCACGACTGCGGTCGATGTCCAGCTGGACCATTTTGTCGTGGGCACCTTCGGTTGGGACCGGGGCAAAATCGGCTACCTGATTCAGCACGGAACGGTGCCAAGCTGGAACGACGTGGCGATGTGGCTGCAGACGCCATGGCCGCACGAAGACGGCCATCCGATCTACAGCCTGATGAACCTGATCGATTCCAAGGACGGGAACCGTCAAGAAGAAGTGTTTTCGTTTTGCATGTCAGTGAACCAACCCCGTTCGCCCTGGGTTTGGCCGTTGGAGGGAGCCCGGTACGGGAACATGGGGATCAAGATGTTCGGCAAGCGGGAGCTTGAGAATCGGTTCGGCGGAAGCAACTCCAAGAACCCGAACGAGATTTCGGGGCTGCAGTGCATCCAGGTCAACACGATGGTGACGCAAAACTGGCTGGACAACGCGATGGTCCGCCGGCTGCCGGGCGACCCGATGTCGATCATGCTGCCACGTCAGATCGTCGGCGACCTGGACTTGTTCGATCAACTGCTCAACGAACGCTACAACCCACTCGAAGGCAAGCACGTCCGG
Encoded here:
- a CDS encoding S1 family peptidase; the protein is MMTETLTLPADVDQASYSNEPLGPSSQGCCKVSNGNVCGSGSLVGVRNGRSLILTNAHVAGTKLGKSMRCTFPHANNKTVTATVIMAAYSDRIMMDWAVLEADRKLDLPHVKLQNQVPEGEHYTGGYPRCRGPYYQRLNTTRITHNGTVWRWQPISIGGQSGSGVHSARDNLQYGLLTWSWGGDGAGQTMRSVWLQYANRAAVGFPRPLDLVELSDRAEDLEEGFFQQTNITTLPIWDHLDDGGDDDQPEDPEPNPELAEFMIRQLGEWQAEVSNAMERVRKFLPEGDGDDGGGNDTGPLFGL
- a CDS encoding terminase gpA endonuclease subunit, which translates into the protein MTIEVEPFVPDDRTLDCILPVEPINTWEWMKENSYTKKGIPFNYFDYPWVQGIAEAWDNPNVKRIFFMAGSRLGKTEDGLSFMHAAQDHNPDVGMIIGPDQKIVEETIGDRFWPMLEKSPKTRGLCPHVARRAKQKVKTSTFTIYGAWSGSASTLGDKDPRYIAMFEVDKYTKDKSEEADPFLLAMARGEEIPDRKLYAESTPTIEGQSRIGKHVAMATNRRFHVPCPHCGHHQELVWNEGTDRSAGGLWWDRDENGDSNPNTAARTAVYVCEECGNDIREEQRREMIRKGVWCAEGQYVDSSGELVGTPTNDGPDESFQLSRLYGPTFSFSDNARAYVESRGDSESERSFENNSRGMPWVPLVVQMKSEELAQRLCVGDWDVGTVPKPVVFVTTAVDVQLDHFVVGTFGWDRGKIGYLIQHGTVPSWNDVAMWLQTPWPHEDGHPIYSLMNLIDSKDGNRQEEVFSFCMSVNQPRSPWVWPLEGARYGNMGIKMFGKRELENRFGGSNSKNPNEISGLQCIQVNTMVTQNWLDNAMVRRLPGDPMSIMLPRQIVGDLDLFDQLLNERYNPLEGKHVRIDESTIPVDFRDVFRYARTAAEVFTNSKWERQPNERRFPAENRDQRLQRQTKLASSPKQQPATKPSSGGFVRKPNTQGRFIRRRRS